A stretch of Lathyrus oleraceus cultivar Zhongwan6 chromosome 6, CAAS_Psat_ZW6_1.0, whole genome shotgun sequence DNA encodes these proteins:
- the LOC127091067 gene encoding vesicle-associated membrane protein 727, whose amino-acid sequence MSQRGLIYSFVAKGTVVLAEHTQYTGNFSTIAVQCLNKLPSNSTKYTYSCDGHTFNFLLDNGFVFLVVADESIGRSVPFVFLERVKDDFKQRYGSSITNGSDHPLADDDEDDDLFEDRFSIAYNLDREFGPSLKGHMQYCLTHPEEMSKLSKLKAQITEVKGVMMDNIEKVLDRGEKIELLVDKTENLQFQADSFQRQGRQLRRKMWLQNLQMKLMVGGGILILIIILWVIACGGFKC is encoded by the exons ATGAGTCAAAGGGGTTTGATATATAGCTTTGTTGCCAAAGGAACTGTTGTTTTAGCAGAGCACACTCAGTATACAGGAAATTTCAGTACCATTGCTGTTCAGTGTTTGAATAAGCTTCCTTCAAATAGCACCAAATACACGTATTCGTGTGATGGTCACACCTTTAATTTCCTCTTAGACAATGGATTTG TTTTCCTTGTTGTTGCTGATGAATCGATTGGAAGGAGTGTTCCTTTTGTATTTCTGGAACGGGTGAAGGATGATTTTAAACAGCGTTATGGTTCTAGTATTACGAATGGAAGTGACCATCCACTTGCTGATGATGACGAGGACGATGATTTGTTTGAAGATAGGTTTAGCATTGCATATAATCTTGACAGAGAATTTGG GCCAAGTCTTAAGGGGCATATGCAGTATTGTTTGACCCATCCTGAAGAAATGAGTAAACTATCAAAATTGAAGGCTCAAATAACTGAGGTCAAGGGTGTAATGATGGATAACATTGAGAAG GTTTTGGACCGTGGAGAGAAGATTGAACTTCTGGTGGATAAAACCGAAAACTTGCAGTTCCAG GCCGACAGCTTCCAGAGGCAGGGAAGGCAGCTGAGAAGGAAGATGTGGCTGCAGAATCTCCAAATGAAGCTGATGGTGGGAGGAGGAATCCTTATCTTAATTATAATATTATGGGTTATTGCTTGTGGGGGTTTCAAATGTTGA
- the LOC127098145 gene encoding coatomer subunit delta isoform X1, whose protein sequence is MVVLAASIVGKSGKVLVSRQFVEMSRIRIEGLLAAFPKLIGTGKQHTYFETENVRYVYQPIEALYLLLVTNKQSNILEDLDTLRLLSKLVPEYSYSLDEEGICKHAFELIFAFDEVISLGHKESVTVTQVKQYCEMESQEEKLHKLVMQSKINETKDVMKRKASEIDKSKIEKNRGDKGGFGPLTSMGSGKIENSFNDMSISSTGTGFGSGTGFGLSTDVDSFSTKPKGRPTASATAPPKGLGMKLGKSQKNQFLESLKAEGEVIVEDVQPRVSQSRTAAPPLTDPVTLTVEEKLNVTLKRDGGVSNFDVQGTLSLQILNQEDGYIQVQVQTGDNQAISFKTHPNMNKELFANEHILGPKDPNRPFPTGQASDAAGVGLLKWRMQSTDESMVPLTINCWPSSSGNETYVSIEYEASSMFDLQNVVVSVPLPPLREAPSVKQIDGEWRYDSRNSILEWSVLLIDDSNRSGSMEFVVPQADSSAFFPISVRFIATDTFSDLKVTNIIPVKGGNPPKYAQRTQLITENYQIV, encoded by the exons ATG GTCGTTCTTGCTGCATCCATTGTCGGTAAATCTGGTAAAG TTCTAGTTTCTAGACAGTTTGTGGAGATGTCTCGTATAAGAATTGAGGGACTTCTAGCAGCATTTCCCAAGTTAATAGGCACCGGGAAACAACACACATATTTTGAGACTGAGAACGTGCGCTATGTTTACCAGCCAATAGAAGCTCTATACCTGCTTCTTGTGACAAACAAACAGAGCAACATACTGGAAGATTTGGATACTCTGAGACTTCTCTCCAAACTT GTACCTGAATATTCTTATTCCCTTGACGAAGAGGGTATTTGCAAACATGCCTTTGAGCTGATTTTTGCGTTTGATGAAGTCATCTCTCTTGGGCACAAGGAGAGTGTGACTGTTACACAAGTTAAACAATACTGTGAGATGGAAAGTCAGGAAGAGAAGCTGCACAAGCTGGTTATGCAGAGCAAGATCAATGAAACTAAGGATGTTATGAAACGGAAAGCAAGTGAGATTGATAAGAGCAAG ATTGAAAAGAATAGAGGTGATAAAGGAGGCTTTGGTCCATTGACGTCAATGGGATCTGGAAAAATTGAAAATAGCTTCAATGATATGAGCATATCTAGCACTGGAACTGGCTTTGGAAGTGGCACCGGTTTTGGATTGAGTACTGATGTTGATTCCTTTTCTACCAAGCCTAAAG GCCGTCCAACTGCATCTGCGACTGCTCCACCAAAAGGTCTTGGTATGAAGCTTGGTAAATCTCAAAAGAATCAGTTTTTGGAATCATTGAAAGCAGAAGGTGAGGTCATTGTTGAAGATGTTCAGCCAAGAGTTAGCCAGTCTCGGACAGCTGCCCCGCCGCTTACTGATCCTGTCACTTTAACTGTTGAGGAGAAATTAAATGTGACACTGAAACGAGATGGCGGAGTTAGTAACTTTGATGTTCAAGGCACATTGTCTCTCCAAATTCTTAACCAAGAAGATGGATATATTCAAGTTCAG GTCCAAACCGGTGATAACCAAGCCATCTCTTTCAAGACACACCCTAATATGAACAAAGAGCTATTTGCCAATGAACATATTTTAGGTCCAAAGGATCCCAACAGGCCTTTCCCCACCGGTCAAGCCAGTGATGCTGCAGGTGTTGGACTTTTAAAGTGGAGAATGCAAAGCACCGATGAGTCAATGGTGCCACTGACAA TCAACTGTTGGCCCTCTTCTTCTGGAAATGAAACTTACGTCAGCATTGAATATGAGGCTTCATCAATGTTTGATCTACAGAATGTTGTGGTTTCTGTACCTCTTCCACCTCTTCGAGAAGCACCATCTGTTAAACAGATTGATGGAGAATGGAG GTATGACTCTAGGAATTCCATTTTAGAGTGGTCTGTTCTTCTGATTGATGATTCAAATCGCAG TGGGTCAATGGAGTTTGTTGTTCCACAAGCTGATTCATCAGCATTCTTTCCCATTTCAGTTCGTTTTATAGCAACTGATACGTTTAGTGACCTGAAG GTTACGAATATTATACCGGTTAAGGGTGGTAATCCTCCAAAATACGCCCAGAGAACACAGTTGATAACAGAAAACTACCAAATTGTGTGA
- the LOC127098145 gene encoding coatomer subunit delta isoform X2, translated as MAFSTFNFIGRFKIDEMDFLWEVPEYSYSLDEEGICKHAFELIFAFDEVISLGHKESVTVTQVKQYCEMESQEEKLHKLVMQSKINETKDVMKRKASEIDKSKIEKNRGDKGGFGPLTSMGSGKIENSFNDMSISSTGTGFGSGTGFGLSTDVDSFSTKPKGRPTASATAPPKGLGMKLGKSQKNQFLESLKAEGEVIVEDVQPRVSQSRTAAPPLTDPVTLTVEEKLNVTLKRDGGVSNFDVQGTLSLQILNQEDGYIQVQVQTGDNQAISFKTHPNMNKELFANEHILGPKDPNRPFPTGQASDAAGVGLLKWRMQSTDESMVPLTINCWPSSSGNETYVSIEYEASSMFDLQNVVVSVPLPPLREAPSVKQIDGEWRYDSRNSILEWSVLLIDDSNRSGSMEFVVPQADSSAFFPISVRFIATDTFSDLKVTNIIPVKGGNPPKYAQRTQLITENYQIV; from the exons ATGGCGTTTAGTACATTTAATTTTATAGGAAGGTTTAAGATTGATGAAATGGATTTTTTGTGGGAG GTACCTGAATATTCTTATTCCCTTGACGAAGAGGGTATTTGCAAACATGCCTTTGAGCTGATTTTTGCGTTTGATGAAGTCATCTCTCTTGGGCACAAGGAGAGTGTGACTGTTACACAAGTTAAACAATACTGTGAGATGGAAAGTCAGGAAGAGAAGCTGCACAAGCTGGTTATGCAGAGCAAGATCAATGAAACTAAGGATGTTATGAAACGGAAAGCAAGTGAGATTGATAAGAGCAAG ATTGAAAAGAATAGAGGTGATAAAGGAGGCTTTGGTCCATTGACGTCAATGGGATCTGGAAAAATTGAAAATAGCTTCAATGATATGAGCATATCTAGCACTGGAACTGGCTTTGGAAGTGGCACCGGTTTTGGATTGAGTACTGATGTTGATTCCTTTTCTACCAAGCCTAAAG GCCGTCCAACTGCATCTGCGACTGCTCCACCAAAAGGTCTTGGTATGAAGCTTGGTAAATCTCAAAAGAATCAGTTTTTGGAATCATTGAAAGCAGAAGGTGAGGTCATTGTTGAAGATGTTCAGCCAAGAGTTAGCCAGTCTCGGACAGCTGCCCCGCCGCTTACTGATCCTGTCACTTTAACTGTTGAGGAGAAATTAAATGTGACACTGAAACGAGATGGCGGAGTTAGTAACTTTGATGTTCAAGGCACATTGTCTCTCCAAATTCTTAACCAAGAAGATGGATATATTCAAGTTCAG GTCCAAACCGGTGATAACCAAGCCATCTCTTTCAAGACACACCCTAATATGAACAAAGAGCTATTTGCCAATGAACATATTTTAGGTCCAAAGGATCCCAACAGGCCTTTCCCCACCGGTCAAGCCAGTGATGCTGCAGGTGTTGGACTTTTAAAGTGGAGAATGCAAAGCACCGATGAGTCAATGGTGCCACTGACAA TCAACTGTTGGCCCTCTTCTTCTGGAAATGAAACTTACGTCAGCATTGAATATGAGGCTTCATCAATGTTTGATCTACAGAATGTTGTGGTTTCTGTACCTCTTCCACCTCTTCGAGAAGCACCATCTGTTAAACAGATTGATGGAGAATGGAG GTATGACTCTAGGAATTCCATTTTAGAGTGGTCTGTTCTTCTGATTGATGATTCAAATCGCAG TGGGTCAATGGAGTTTGTTGTTCCACAAGCTGATTCATCAGCATTCTTTCCCATTTCAGTTCGTTTTATAGCAACTGATACGTTTAGTGACCTGAAG GTTACGAATATTATACCGGTTAAGGGTGGTAATCCTCCAAAATACGCCCAGAGAACACAGTTGATAACAGAAAACTACCAAATTGTGTGA
- the LOC127098146 gene encoding coatomer subunit delta isoform X3 — protein MESHEEKLHKLVMQSKINETKDVMKRKANEIDKSKIEKNRGDKGGFGPLTSMGSGRIENSFSDFSISSTGTGFGLSTDVDSFSTKPKGRPTASAAAPPKGLGMKLGKSQKTNQFLESLKAEGEVIVEDVQPRLGQSRTAAPPLTDPVTLTVEEKLNVTLKRDGGVGSFDVQGTLSLQILNQEDAHIQVQVQTGDNQAISFKTHPNMNKELFAHDYILGLKDSNRPFPTGQASDAAGVGLLKWRMQSTDESMVPLTINCWPSSSGNETNVSIEYEASSMFDLQNVVVSVPLPALREAPSVSQVDGEWRYDSRNSILEWSVLLIDNSNRSGSLEFVVPQTDSSAFFPISVRFAATKTFSDLKVRNIIPLKGGNPPKFVQRTQLITENYQVV, from the exons ATGGAAAGTCACGAAGAGAAGCTGCACAAGCTGGTTATGCAAAGTAAGATCAATGAAACTAAGGATGTGATGAAGCGGAAAGCCAATGAGATTGATAAAAGCAAG ATTGAAAAGAATAGAGGTGATAAAGGAGGATTTGGTCCGTTAACATCAATGGGTTCTGGAAGAATTGAAAATAGCTTCAGTGATTTCAGCATATCTAGCACTGGAACTGGTTTTGGATTGAGTACTGATGTTGATTCCTTTTCTACCAAACCTAAAG GCCGTCCAACTGCATCTGCCGCTGCTCCGCCAAAGGGTCTTGGTATGAAGCTTGGTAAATCTCAAAAGACAAATCAGTTTTTGGAATCATTGAAAGCAGAAGGTGAGGTCATTGTTGAAGATGTTCAGCCAAGACTTGGACAGTCTCGGACAGCTGCCCCACCACTTACTGATCCTGTCACTTTAACTGTTGAGGAGAAATTAAATGTGACTCTGAAACGAGATGGCGGAGTTGGTAGTTTTGATGTTCAAGGCACATTGTCTCTGCAAATTCTTAACCAAGAAGACGCACATATTCAAGTTCAG GTCCAAACTGGTGATAATCAGGCCATCTCTTTCAAGACACACCCTAACATGAATAAAGAGCTATTTGCCCATGACTATATACTAGGTCTAAAAGATTCCAATAGGCCTTTCCCCACTGGTCAAGCCAGTGATGCTGCAGGTGTTGGTCTTTTAAAGTGGAGAATGCAAAGCACCGATGAGTCAATGGTGCCACTGACAA TCAACTGTTGGCCCTCTTCTTCTGGAAATGAAACTAATGTCAGCATTGAATATGAGGCTTCATCAATGTTTGACCTGCAGAATGTTGTGGTTTCAGTACCTCTTCCAGCTCTTCGAGAGGCGCCATCTGTTAGTCAGGTTGATGGAGAATGGAG GTATGACTCTAGGAATTCCATTTTGGAGTGGTCTGTCCTTCTGATTGATAATTCAAATCGCAG TGGGTCACTGGAGTTTGTTGTTCCACAAACCGATTCTTCAGCATTCTTTCCCATTTCAGTTCGCTTTGCAGCAACTAAGACATTTAGTGACCTGAAG GTTAGGAATATCATACCACTTAAGGGTGGTAATCCTCCCAAATTTGTTCAGAGAACTCAGTTGATCACAGAAAACTACCaagttgtatga
- the LOC127098146 gene encoding coatomer subunit delta isoform X2, which translates to MSRIRIEGLLAAFPKLIGTGKQHTYIETENVRYVYQPIEALYLLLVTNKQSNILEDLDTLRLLSKLVPEYSYSLDEEGICRHAFELIFAFDEVISLGHKENVTVAQVKQYCEMESHEEKLHKLVMQSKINETKDVMKRKANEIDKSKIEKNRGDKGGFGPLTSMGSGRIENSFSDFSISSTGTGFGLSTDVDSFSTKPKGRPTASAAAPPKGLGMKLGKSQKTNQFLESLKAEGEVIVEDVQPRLGQSRTAAPPLTDPVTLTVEEKLNVTLKRDGGVGSFDVQGTLSLQILNQEDAHIQVQVQTGDNQAISFKTHPNMNKELFAHDYILGLKDSNRPFPTGQASDAAGVGLLKWRMQSTDESMVPLTINCWPSSSGNETNVSIEYEASSMFDLQNVVVSVPLPALREAPSVSQVDGEWRYDSRNSILEWSVLLIDNSNRSGSLEFVVPQTDSSAFFPISVRFAATKTFSDLKVRNIIPLKGGNPPKFVQRTQLITENYQVV; encoded by the exons ATGTCTCGTATAAGAATTGAGGGACTTCTAGCAGCATTTCCCAAGTTGATAGGCACTGGGAAACAACACACATATATTGAGACTGAGAACGTGCGCTATGTTTACCAGCCAATAGAAGCTCTATACCTGCTACTTGTAACAAACAAACAGAGCAACATACTTGAAGATTTGGATACTCTGAGGCTTCTCTCCAAACTT GTCCCTGAATATTCTTATTCCCTTGACGAAGAGGGTATATGCAGACATGCCTTTGAGCTGATTTTTGCGTTTGATGAAGTCATCTCGCTTGGGCACAAGGAAAATGTGACTGTTGCACAAGTTAAGCAGTACTGCGAGATGGAAAGTCACGAAGAGAAGCTGCACAAGCTGGTTATGCAAAGTAAGATCAATGAAACTAAGGATGTGATGAAGCGGAAAGCCAATGAGATTGATAAAAGCAAG ATTGAAAAGAATAGAGGTGATAAAGGAGGATTTGGTCCGTTAACATCAATGGGTTCTGGAAGAATTGAAAATAGCTTCAGTGATTTCAGCATATCTAGCACTGGAACTGGTTTTGGATTGAGTACTGATGTTGATTCCTTTTCTACCAAACCTAAAG GCCGTCCAACTGCATCTGCCGCTGCTCCGCCAAAGGGTCTTGGTATGAAGCTTGGTAAATCTCAAAAGACAAATCAGTTTTTGGAATCATTGAAAGCAGAAGGTGAGGTCATTGTTGAAGATGTTCAGCCAAGACTTGGACAGTCTCGGACAGCTGCCCCACCACTTACTGATCCTGTCACTTTAACTGTTGAGGAGAAATTAAATGTGACTCTGAAACGAGATGGCGGAGTTGGTAGTTTTGATGTTCAAGGCACATTGTCTCTGCAAATTCTTAACCAAGAAGACGCACATATTCAAGTTCAG GTCCAAACTGGTGATAATCAGGCCATCTCTTTCAAGACACACCCTAACATGAATAAAGAGCTATTTGCCCATGACTATATACTAGGTCTAAAAGATTCCAATAGGCCTTTCCCCACTGGTCAAGCCAGTGATGCTGCAGGTGTTGGTCTTTTAAAGTGGAGAATGCAAAGCACCGATGAGTCAATGGTGCCACTGACAA TCAACTGTTGGCCCTCTTCTTCTGGAAATGAAACTAATGTCAGCATTGAATATGAGGCTTCATCAATGTTTGACCTGCAGAATGTTGTGGTTTCAGTACCTCTTCCAGCTCTTCGAGAGGCGCCATCTGTTAGTCAGGTTGATGGAGAATGGAG GTATGACTCTAGGAATTCCATTTTGGAGTGGTCTGTCCTTCTGATTGATAATTCAAATCGCAG TGGGTCACTGGAGTTTGTTGTTCCACAAACCGATTCTTCAGCATTCTTTCCCATTTCAGTTCGCTTTGCAGCAACTAAGACATTTAGTGACCTGAAG GTTAGGAATATCATACCACTTAAGGGTGGTAATCCTCCCAAATTTGTTCAGAGAACTCAGTTGATCACAGAAAACTACCaagttgtatga
- the LOC127098146 gene encoding coatomer subunit delta isoform X1 — protein MVVLAASIVGKSGKVLVSRQFVDMSRIRIEGLLAAFPKLIGTGKQHTYIETENVRYVYQPIEALYLLLVTNKQSNILEDLDTLRLLSKLVPEYSYSLDEEGICRHAFELIFAFDEVISLGHKENVTVAQVKQYCEMESHEEKLHKLVMQSKINETKDVMKRKANEIDKSKIEKNRGDKGGFGPLTSMGSGRIENSFSDFSISSTGTGFGLSTDVDSFSTKPKGRPTASAAAPPKGLGMKLGKSQKTNQFLESLKAEGEVIVEDVQPRLGQSRTAAPPLTDPVTLTVEEKLNVTLKRDGGVGSFDVQGTLSLQILNQEDAHIQVQVQTGDNQAISFKTHPNMNKELFAHDYILGLKDSNRPFPTGQASDAAGVGLLKWRMQSTDESMVPLTINCWPSSSGNETNVSIEYEASSMFDLQNVVVSVPLPALREAPSVSQVDGEWRYDSRNSILEWSVLLIDNSNRSGSLEFVVPQTDSSAFFPISVRFAATKTFSDLKVRNIIPLKGGNPPKFVQRTQLITENYQVV, from the exons ATG GTCGTTCTTGCTGCATCCATTGTCGGCAAGTCTGGTAAAG TGCTAGTTTCTAGACAGTTTGTTGATATGTCTCGTATAAGAATTGAGGGACTTCTAGCAGCATTTCCCAAGTTGATAGGCACTGGGAAACAACACACATATATTGAGACTGAGAACGTGCGCTATGTTTACCAGCCAATAGAAGCTCTATACCTGCTACTTGTAACAAACAAACAGAGCAACATACTTGAAGATTTGGATACTCTGAGGCTTCTCTCCAAACTT GTCCCTGAATATTCTTATTCCCTTGACGAAGAGGGTATATGCAGACATGCCTTTGAGCTGATTTTTGCGTTTGATGAAGTCATCTCGCTTGGGCACAAGGAAAATGTGACTGTTGCACAAGTTAAGCAGTACTGCGAGATGGAAAGTCACGAAGAGAAGCTGCACAAGCTGGTTATGCAAAGTAAGATCAATGAAACTAAGGATGTGATGAAGCGGAAAGCCAATGAGATTGATAAAAGCAAG ATTGAAAAGAATAGAGGTGATAAAGGAGGATTTGGTCCGTTAACATCAATGGGTTCTGGAAGAATTGAAAATAGCTTCAGTGATTTCAGCATATCTAGCACTGGAACTGGTTTTGGATTGAGTACTGATGTTGATTCCTTTTCTACCAAACCTAAAG GCCGTCCAACTGCATCTGCCGCTGCTCCGCCAAAGGGTCTTGGTATGAAGCTTGGTAAATCTCAAAAGACAAATCAGTTTTTGGAATCATTGAAAGCAGAAGGTGAGGTCATTGTTGAAGATGTTCAGCCAAGACTTGGACAGTCTCGGACAGCTGCCCCACCACTTACTGATCCTGTCACTTTAACTGTTGAGGAGAAATTAAATGTGACTCTGAAACGAGATGGCGGAGTTGGTAGTTTTGATGTTCAAGGCACATTGTCTCTGCAAATTCTTAACCAAGAAGACGCACATATTCAAGTTCAG GTCCAAACTGGTGATAATCAGGCCATCTCTTTCAAGACACACCCTAACATGAATAAAGAGCTATTTGCCCATGACTATATACTAGGTCTAAAAGATTCCAATAGGCCTTTCCCCACTGGTCAAGCCAGTGATGCTGCAGGTGTTGGTCTTTTAAAGTGGAGAATGCAAAGCACCGATGAGTCAATGGTGCCACTGACAA TCAACTGTTGGCCCTCTTCTTCTGGAAATGAAACTAATGTCAGCATTGAATATGAGGCTTCATCAATGTTTGACCTGCAGAATGTTGTGGTTTCAGTACCTCTTCCAGCTCTTCGAGAGGCGCCATCTGTTAGTCAGGTTGATGGAGAATGGAG GTATGACTCTAGGAATTCCATTTTGGAGTGGTCTGTCCTTCTGATTGATAATTCAAATCGCAG TGGGTCACTGGAGTTTGTTGTTCCACAAACCGATTCTTCAGCATTCTTTCCCATTTCAGTTCGCTTTGCAGCAACTAAGACATTTAGTGACCTGAAG GTTAGGAATATCATACCACTTAAGGGTGGTAATCCTCCCAAATTTGTTCAGAGAACTCAGTTGATCACAGAAAACTACCaagttgtatga